The Chitinophagales bacterium region AATCAATTAGTTTACTAGCTAATTTAATATTGACACCATTTTTCCCGATAGCGAGTGATACTTGATCAGGTTCTAACCAAACCTTCACTCTTTTATTTTTTTCATCAATCTCTACAGAATTAATCGCAGCAGGTGCTAACGCTCTCTGAATAAAGAGAGGGAAATTAGTAGTATAATTAATGATATCTATGTTTTCATTTTGAAGTTCTTTGACTATACCATGAATTCTAGAACCCTTCACACCTACACAGGCACCTACAGGATCTATTCTATCATCATAGCTTTCGACAGCTATTTTTGCTTTTTCTCCAGGCTCTCTTACCACTTTTTTAATAGCTATAATACCTTCCATAACTTCTGAGACCTCCAACTCTAGCATGGCTTCTAAAAATTTAGGATCAGTCCTTGATAGTTTAACTCTCGGTAGGTTATTTCTCAATTCCACTTCCTTGATTACAGCACGAACAGTATCACCCTTCTTAAAGAAGTCACTTTTAATTTGTTCCATTTTAGGTAAGACGAGCTCATTACCTTCGTCATCAAGCACGAGTACTTCATTTTTCCATACTTGATAAACCTCTCCATGCACGATTTCTCCTACCATCTCTTTGTACTTTTTGTACACCTCGTCTTTTTCTAGTTCCGTTACTCTAGAATTAAGGGTCTGCTTTGCAGCCATAATAGAGCGTCTTGAAAATTCTTGAATTTCTATTTGTTCATAGGTATCTTCGCCTATTTCAAAACTATCGTCCAGTTTCTTTGCTTCTGTAATGCCAATTTCTTTTACTTTGTCAGTTACAGCATCATCCTCCACTATAGTTCTTATTTGATAAATTTCGATTTGACCTTTATCTGTATTGACGACCACGTCAAAATTGTCTGTATTGCCATATTTCTTTTTTAGTGAGGTCTTGAAGGTATCTTCAAGTAGTCTCATCATTTTGACTTTGTCTATATTTTTTTGTTCTTTAAATTCTGAGAACGAGTCGATTAAGTCTAAAGTGTTCATTGTTATTTCTTTTTAAAATTTGTTGGTATTGGAATAATTGCTTTTTTTATTTGATTATAATGTAATATATGTTCTATTAATTGTTCTTCTTCTTTTTTCTTTTTATTTTTGGGAATCACCTGTATCACTTTAATTTTTTCATCATCCACTTCCTTCACTTCTCCTTCAATCGCCAGACCATCTTGAGTCAATATTTCTAACTTTTTACCTAATCTTTTTCTATATTGAAAAGGCAATAACAGTGGATTTGACATTCCTGGGGAAGATACATTGAAAGAAAATTTAGTCAAAATATCGCTTTCTTCCTCTAATTTATTCTGAATGTATCGACTCAATTTTCCGCATTGCTCTATAGTTATATTTTCCATTCCGTCTGCACAAACCTCAATTACATCTGCTGTTTGTTCTACCTTCACTAAAAACAAATTATTGTCTTTGCAGTATTCCTCTCCCCACTGTCTTATCTTTTCGAGATACATTTTATAGTTTATTTTAAAAAAATAGGGAAGCATTATGCTTCCCTATCTATTCTTACTCATCAATTTCTGAGCACAAAGATAAGATAATAAATGGAATTGTCAATAGATTTTGATAAAATGTTTTATAGATTTGTTTATTATTGTATAAATTTGTGTTATGAAACCATTTATCTTCATACTAATTTTATTCGGTTTAGCTTCTTGCCAGATAACAGCCCCTACCTTTAAAAATCTGGGACAATGGAGAGTAGCTAACATCAATGGCTCACAGGTGACAGTATCCAATGTAGCCTATTTTTATAACCCTAATAAAATAGACGGATTAAAGCTAAACGCCATCAATCTAGCGGTACAAACAGAAGGTAAGAATCTGGGTAAAGTAGAAATTAGTGAGCCGGGTATGTCTATACCTAAGTTGTCAGATTTTCAGGTTCCGATTAGTTTCGTAGTGAGTATGTCTGATTTAATAGGAAATTTAGCGTCTATAATCAATATCGTTTCTGGTAAAACGGTTGATTTAAGATGTGTAGGAGAAGTAAAAGTTGGGTATGCAGTTATCAATAAGTCTATTAGAATAGATCAAACGCTACCTATAAATATTAAGGATATTAAATAAATTAAATTGCTAAATAAAATTTAAACACATGAAAAACTTTTTACTATTTGCCTTCTGTTTTTTACAGTTAAGCTCTTATTCTCAATTTAGCTGTGGCACAAAGGATAAAGATTACGATAAATGGATAGAGGATATTGGCAGACCAGAGTTACATCCAGATTTTTTGCAGCCTAGGTCTATAATATATATACCGATGCACTACCATATCATTACTAGGAGTAATGGTTTTGGAGGCTATCCACTAAACTATTTATATTTTATTCATTGTGATATGAATTATCATTTTGAAAAATCAAAAATTAATATACGTTTTTACATAGATACCATTAGCTATATAAAATCAGACAATTATTTTGATATACAAAAACCAGAGGATGAGACCGTCATGGGTCTTTACAATACTTTAAATCATTGCAATGTATACTTAGTGAATAATCCAAATGGAGCCTGTGGATATGTGACCGATTTTCCTACCATGGGTCCACCTTCTCAGAGAAGCGGCATTTTTATGCAAGCATCTGCAGAAAAGTTTGACTGTTCAAATCCTGGTAACAAAACACTTCCGCACGAAATGGGACATTGGTTAGATCTACGACATACATTTTTCAAATGGGAAGGTTTAAGCTATCCTCCTAATTTGTCTCAGCATCCCAAAAGTGAATGGGAAAATGTAGATAGAACAGGCGCTTTGGCTAATTGTCTGACCAAAGGAGATGGATTCTGCGATACAGACCCAGATTATGTAGCGAATAGATGGAAATGCCCATATGCAGGCAATCCATTATCTGATGCTAATGGCAAAACACTTTTGATGAATAAAATTGGTCGAAATTTTATGTCCTATTCAGACGATGACTGTTCGGATACATTTTCACCTCAGCAGGCTAATCGAATGGTGGCAGCTATGCAGAACTATACTGACCGAAAGGATTTACTGCTTTTAAAAGTTCCTGTATTTCCAGAAATTGGGAGCTTCTCTTATTTTTACCCTAAGCAGCAAACGAGTCCTAATGCAAGATATGCACGAAAGAATTTTCAATTGAAGTGGAATAGCCTACCAGGTACTACTAGGTATTTAGTGACTTTGGGTAAAAGTACGACGACAACAATAAGTAATACCTACGATTTTTTACCTACTGATTTATTAGTCGATACACTTATCACAGATACGTTTTTATCTATTCCTGATATAAAATTAGGTCCCGCATTGAATAATACCTATTTTTATTGGAAAGTACGTGCTGTGAATAAAATGTCATCTTGTGGAGATAATGTCATATCAAATCAGGCATTTAGATTACGTGATATCAAGTTCAATTTTGTAGGAGTGAATCCAAAGTGTTTTGGCGAAAAGAATGGTCAATTATTGATTCAAGATAGTACAGGGGTAGCTACAAATACTTATGTTTATAATGGATCCAATGTTTCTGGAAAACAGATAGATAATGTAGGTGCTGGATTGCATACATTGGAAGTAAAGCTACAAGACGGAACCTCAGTATTCTTCGATACGCGTCTAAGTGAACCCTCAAAAATTACTGCTACGACTACCTATCCTGCTAATTTTGCTGCTACAGTTACAGCACAGGGAGGCACTCCGCCATATACCTACAACTGGAGTAATGGCAAAACAGGAGGCAGTCAAACAGGTTTAGCCGCTGGCTCCTATGTAATCACGGTTACAGATAAAAATGGATGTAAGTTAGAGGAATACCAAGTAAAAATAAATGCGAATGGTTCAGGGGGTAGCAATATTCACACAAATTCACTCTCAGAAATTGATGTTTTCCCTACTAAAGTGAAGTATGGGGAAATTATTAATATTACAGAAATCAAGCAACCTACTAGTTTGCAAATTTTCGATTTATCAGGCAAATTGATTAAATCAGATTTTTTGTCACAAACTACCACAATCGTATGGGATATTAAAACAACAGGACAGTATCTAATTAAACTATCCAATAGCTCAGGAGAAAAAGTTCTGAAATTAGAGAGTGTATATTAGCTATAAATATATAGTTCCTAATGAATCAGTTGAGCGTTTGCTCTATTGATTTTTAAATTCTCTAATTAATTTTTAAGTGTTAATTCATTGTTAATAAGCAATGTTAATGAATGAATAGATGATGCATCTAGCTTATTTTTGTTGTCTGAAAGGAAAATAAAAATTAATTCATAAACATATGCTTCACTTCATGAAAAAAATTCAAACCCTTGCTTTTGTATTGGTATCTAGCCATATCTTAGCACAGTATTCTGGCACCATTAGTGTACCCAACGCTACGTTTTCTAACTTAGCAGTCTTGGTGGACTCACTAAACACTTATGGTCTTAGTGGTGCTCTTACAGTCAATGTAACGGCAGCCCAGACAGCTCCTACAGGTGGTTATGTATTGGGAAATACAGGTTCTGCACTTTTGACTACCTTGTCTGCCACCAATACACTCACCTTGAATGGTGGAGGGAATACGATAACCTCATTTACTCCAGGAACTCGAAATGTAACAGGAACTACCACTGGTCAGATTGATGCTATATTCAATCTTGTTGGGGTGGATTTTGTAACCATTAGGCGCTTTACCTTTTCAGAGAATAGTGCAAATACAAACAATACTCAAGCTATGGAAGCTGCTATAGCACTATTTAATTTAGGAAGTGCTGCTGGTTCAGCAGGAGGCTGTCATTATATCACAATTGATAGTAATGTTGTGAATTTTACCAATTTTGCTTCTACAGGTGAAGGAGGATTTGCTTTCGCTGCATATCCTTTTGTGTATAATACGACCACTGCTGCTACTTGGACTGCAAATTCAGCAGATATTCATCGCTCATTGACTGTTTCTAACAATACGATCAATCAAGGATATAACGGAGTTTTGTTTCGAGGTGCAGGTTCAGCTCAAGCCAGAGCTCTCGTTGTCACTAATAATAAATTCCTCAACATAGGAGGCGCTACTACCAGTGGTTATGGTGTATATACACTCAATCTCGATAGTATGATAGTAAATTCAAATGATTTTACCTTTGATGTAGCCCACACGAGTGGCACGCTATATGGAGTTTTTCAGAGTACAAATTGTGGGAATAATACTATAATCAATTCCAATAATATCAATTTATCGAATATTGGAACATCACAAACTGCTGGCATCTCCATCGCAAGCCATGTTGGAATTAGAAGTACCATTAAATACAATAAATTAACTGGTAATATTCCTAATCTTACAACTTCTGCTCTACAGCCAATCATTCATACATACGGCGGTGGAAATTCTTATACCTTAGAAATAGATAGTAACGAAATTAATAATGTAACGGTAGGAGGCACAGCTACCATAGCAATGATTAGTGCGGGTAATTCTTCAACACTTGGTAATACATTCATTAGAGGAAATGTTATCAATAATATCAATCGTATAGGTGGCAATGGTGCTACCTATGGTATACAGCCTGTTACAGGTTCTCTAGATGCATTTGTTTTAAGAAATACGATTGATAGTATTTACTTTTCAAATACTACCACTGCTACTTCAATAACACTCAGCGGAGTGCATAGTACGGGAACTCACAATAATTTTTACTTAGAAAACAATTCAATTACTAATTTATTTATCAATGGATCAAATACTGCGACTGCGCATACTCTAAGAGGATTTAGTGGAAGTAATACCGCTACCAATCAATTTATAACGAACAATATAATATCTGACTTGCGAATAAATACTGCGGGTGCAGGCGGTGGTACCTTAGAAGGAATTTATACATGGCCTGCTACGGCCGGCGTTTCTGATATGCGGGGAAATAGAGTGTTTAAACTTAACATGGTAGGAGCAGGAACTACCTCTAATGGGGTACGTGGTATCTCTACGGGAGGTTCGAATACGATAGCTATCAATAATATGGTGAGTGAGTTATCTGCTCCAGCTTCGATAAACGTCAATGGAGTTATAGGTCTGAACTTTAGTGGGACAATTGGTGCTTTGACCTGTCATTACAATACTGTAGCTATTGGTTTCCCTACGCCTATTACTAGTTCTGGTGCCAATTTTGGTGTTTCTGGAGTTTTTATTGGCTCAGCAGCTACGCCTTTCATAGCCTCTAATAATATTGTAAACGTAAAAGCCACCAGAACAGGAACAGGAACTATTGCAGCATTGCGAAGAGTTTCTGGAACTGCGGGAACCAGACCTGCCGGATTTACTCTTTCTCACAATATTTGGAGATGTGGTACGACAGCAGCGACAGAAAATTATATTTTTATAGAAGGGACTGCTACCCCATTTACCAATGCTTATCACATCGGAGGAGGCAGCTTGGGTACCAATGATGCCTCTGCATTTAATACGGCATGTGGTGCCTATAAATCATGGATGGGTGACGCAGCTACGTTTACAGAAGATAGTCTCATAGCAGGAGGTACTGCAGGCACTTGGGTTCCCAATTCTGCTTCATTAGCCCAAAATAGTGCAGTATCCTTAGCAGGTATTACTACAGATCACAGCAATGCCTCAAGAAATCTTACTACTCCTGATAGGGGAGCACTAGAATTCGCAGGAACTGCAGGTTTAGATTTAGTCCCTCCTACTATAAGTTATACGGACGTTCCTAATTTGAATTGTACCAATGCCCCTACAATTTCTGCTACGATTACCGATGCATCAGGGGTGAATACTTCTAGCTTTAAACCTCGATTATATTACAAATTTTCTGGAAATGTGAATGATTCTGTTACAAATACCAGTGCAGCTAATGGTTGGAAATGGATTGAGTCAAACTCTGCGGGTAATCCATATACTTTTGCTTTTGATTTTAGCAAATTGAATGTGGCAGTGGCAGTAGATTCTACTATTCAATATTTTATTGTAGCCCAAGACTTAGCATCCACTCCTAATGTTGGCAATAATAATGTCACCTTCAATACAGGTTATTGTCCTTCTTCGGTTAATTTATTAAAGGCAGGCTTTCCAGCAACAGGTGTTAAGATTTTTAAAGTTTTGCCTCCACCTACAGTTTTTATGACTGCCAAGCCCAATCCTGTTTGCTATTTAAATAATGACACTTTAGATGTTAATATTGGGGCAGCAGCTACCGTTGGAGTTGGACTAAATAATTCAACTCTTAGTGGCACATTTGGTAATCCTCTGAGAACAAGTGCTACAGGTGGACATAGATTGCAAATTTTAGTTTCCAAAGCAGAATTAGACGTAGCAGGCATTTTGCCGGGGAACATAAATAGTATAACTTTTGTAGCTACAGCAGTAGCTTCTTCTATGAGCAATTATGATATCAGAATGGGTCATACTACTGCTACCAATATGACAACCACTTTCTTAACCCAGCCAGCGACTCTCGTGTATACTGCTGCTTCGCATACTCCCGTGATTGGAGATAATTTGTTTAGTTTTTCCACTCCATTTACATGGAATGGAAATGATAATATATTGATTGAGATTTGCTATAACGTAACAACTGTTGGTACTACCACTGTGCAATCTGGTGCCGTAGCTGGCATGACAAATCCTTCTGTACACGCTACTGGTGCTACCTGCGGGGTAACCACAACGGGAAGTGTGAGTACGCAGCGCGTATTTATCAAATTCAATGCCTTGACAGGTACACCTATGGCTAGCTATCTATGGAGAGATACTACTAATACTACCTTAGGTACTACAAAATCAATTATCGTTCAACCAAGTTTTAGTGGAAACACATCAAATACACAAAAATTTAGAGTGACTGCTACTGATGCTAGCGGTTGTGTATTCAATGACTCTATTATTGTCAATAAGAATACAACTTTACCTTCTATTTCTGCTAAATCATTGAGTAATACCTTCCCTTGTTTTGGAGACAGCATTATAGTGAATCATACCGTGATCAATGGCTGTCCGCCATATACTCGTAGTTTTAGCATTGCTACTACCTTGGGAGGCTCTAAAACACCTTTGATGCTCTCTAATACCAACAGATTCATGCCGACTATTGACAAAGGATATGTGTACCTGTTAGTGACAGATAATAGTAATCAAAAAGATAGTACCCTAATAGATTCATTCGAACTACCTTCCGTGCCTATTGCAGACCATGATACCATATGCGGTACAGGACAGGCTACATTGAATGCCATTGGAATTACCAATGGTCTTTGGTATCAAAAAAATAATTTAAATGTACCGATTCAAACTTCGGGGAATTCTTTTGTGACGCCTGTCATTTCGGCTACCGATACATTTTATGTCAGCAATCGAATTGCCTATGATGTAGCAGTAGGGTCGAGAACTCCAGGTACTACTACTAATTTAGGTGCAGCACCTCGTGGTATACGTTTTGACCTCACCAAAGCCATGACACTTGATAGTATAGGTATTTTATGTTCTGGAAATGCAGGGACTGCTACGGTGCAAATATTTGATGATATCACCAATGTTGCTATGAGTCCAGCTACTACGTTGACCATTACAGCGGGAGCAGGTGTCAATTTGCAAACTTTTAGAGTCGGTTTCCCTGTTTTACCTATTGGTACTTACCGTATTTTGGTTACTGCATTTACAGGTACTTCTCCTTTTGCCTACGAAACCACAGCACCAGGATTTCCATTCCCAATTACAAATCTTGCCGCTTCTACGGTTGGGAATATTTTAAGTTCTACGACAGCATTAACTGGTAGTGTTTCTACCACTACATATTATTATTTTAATAAACTTGTTTTTGGTGAAAAATGTGAAAGTAGGAGAGTCCCAGTTTATGCAGTATC contains the following coding sequences:
- the nusA gene encoding transcription termination/antitermination protein NusA yields the protein MNTLDLIDSFSEFKEQKNIDKVKMMRLLEDTFKTSLKKKYGNTDNFDVVVNTDKGQIEIYQIRTIVEDDAVTDKVKEIGITEAKKLDDSFEIGEDTYEQIEIQEFSRRSIMAAKQTLNSRVTELEKDEVYKKYKEMVGEIVHGEVYQVWKNEVLVLDDEGNELVLPKMEQIKSDFFKKGDTVRAVIKEVELRNNLPRVKLSRTDPKFLEAMLELEVSEVMEGIIAIKKVVREPGEKAKIAVESYDDRIDPVGACVGVKGSRIHGIVKELQNENIDIINYTTNFPLFIQRALAPAAINSVEIDEKNKRVKVWLEPDQVSLAIGKNGVNIKLASKLIDYKIDVYRDIDTDEEDIDLDEFKDEIEEWIIDEIKKVGCDTAKSVLSLTVEELAKRADLEEETVRDVMHILKSEFDKS
- a CDS encoding LEA type 2 family protein, coding for MKPFIFILILFGLASCQITAPTFKNLGQWRVANINGSQVTVSNVAYFYNPNKIDGLKLNAINLAVQTEGKNLGKVEISEPGMSIPKLSDFQVPISFVVSMSDLIGNLASIINIVSGKTVDLRCVGEVKVGYAVINKSIRIDQTLPINIKDIK
- a CDS encoding T9SS type A sorting domain-containing protein gives rise to the protein MKNFLLFAFCFLQLSSYSQFSCGTKDKDYDKWIEDIGRPELHPDFLQPRSIIYIPMHYHIITRSNGFGGYPLNYLYFIHCDMNYHFEKSKINIRFYIDTISYIKSDNYFDIQKPEDETVMGLYNTLNHCNVYLVNNPNGACGYVTDFPTMGPPSQRSGIFMQASAEKFDCSNPGNKTLPHEMGHWLDLRHTFFKWEGLSYPPNLSQHPKSEWENVDRTGALANCLTKGDGFCDTDPDYVANRWKCPYAGNPLSDANGKTLLMNKIGRNFMSYSDDDCSDTFSPQQANRMVAAMQNYTDRKDLLLLKVPVFPEIGSFSYFYPKQQTSPNARYARKNFQLKWNSLPGTTRYLVTLGKSTTTTISNTYDFLPTDLLVDTLITDTFLSIPDIKLGPALNNTYFYWKVRAVNKMSSCGDNVISNQAFRLRDIKFNFVGVNPKCFGEKNGQLLIQDSTGVATNTYVYNGSNVSGKQIDNVGAGLHTLEVKLQDGTSVFFDTRLSEPSKITATTTYPANFAATVTAQGGTPPYTYNWSNGKTGGSQTGLAAGSYVITVTDKNGCKLEEYQVKINANGSGGSNIHTNSLSEIDVFPTKVKYGEIINITEIKQPTSLQIFDLSGKLIKSDFLSQTTTIVWDIKTTGQYLIKLSNSSGEKVLKLESVY